Proteins encoded by one window of Blautia faecicola:
- the dnaA gene encoding chromosomal replication initiator protein DnaA, translated as MNIIYEKWDEILETVKTEHELSDVSFKTWLKPLTIHSIDDQVVTILVPSQQVGLNYISKKYALPLKVAISELTGSDYDIRFVLPEDVQNVEKEVPVSTNYNTSMEMANLNPKYTFDTFVVGSNNKFAHAASLAVAESPGEIYNPLFLYGGVGLGKTHLMHSVAHFILERNPSTKILYTTSEEFTNELIEAIRNGNNTAMTKFREKYRNIDVLLIDDIQFIIGKESTQEEFFHTFNALHGAKKQIIISSDKPPKDMEILEDRIRSRFEWGLLADISSPDYETRVAILRKKEEMDGYNLDDSIIEYIAKNIKSNIRELEGSLNKIIAYANLEKREVTMELAETVLKDIISPNDKKIITPEYIINTVAEHYDITPEDIIGTKRNSKVVYPRQIAMYLCRELANIPLKSIGQCMGNRDHTTIMHGCDKIEQELKTSQTTQKAIEILKKKLQPGN; from the coding sequence ATGAACATTATTTACGAAAAATGGGACGAAATATTGGAAACAGTAAAGACGGAACACGAATTATCGGACGTCTCTTTCAAAACCTGGTTAAAACCGCTGACCATTCACAGCATCGATGACCAGGTAGTTACCATACTGGTTCCTTCCCAGCAGGTTGGACTGAATTATATCAGCAAAAAGTACGCCCTCCCACTGAAAGTTGCGATTTCAGAACTGACCGGGTCCGACTATGATATCAGATTCGTCCTGCCGGAAGATGTACAAAATGTAGAAAAAGAAGTCCCCGTTTCTACTAATTATAATACCAGCATGGAAATGGCAAACCTGAATCCGAAATACACCTTCGATACGTTTGTCGTCGGAAGCAACAACAAATTTGCCCACGCGGCATCCCTCGCCGTGGCAGAATCTCCGGGAGAAATCTACAATCCCCTCTTTTTATATGGAGGCGTTGGTCTTGGAAAGACCCATCTGATGCATTCCGTTGCACACTTTATATTAGAAAGAAACCCTTCCACCAAGATTCTGTACACCACCAGTGAAGAATTTACCAACGAACTGATTGAGGCGATCCGAAACGGAAACAACACTGCGATGACAAAATTCCGCGAAAAGTACCGGAACATCGATGTTTTACTGATCGACGATATCCAGTTTATCATCGGAAAAGAATCTACACAGGAAGAATTTTTCCATACTTTCAACGCTCTTCACGGAGCCAAAAAACAGATCATTATCTCCAGTGATAAACCGCCGAAAGATATGGAGATCCTCGAAGACCGTATCCGTTCCCGTTTTGAATGGGGACTTTTAGCTGACATCTCCTCTCCTGACTACGAGACGCGTGTTGCGATCCTCCGGAAAAAAGAAGAAATGGACGGCTACAACCTGGATGATTCCATCATCGAATATATCGCGAAAAACATTAAGTCCAATATCCGTGAGCTGGAAGGATCTTTAAACAAAATTATCGCCTACGCGAACCTTGAAAAACGGGAAGTTACGATGGAACTGGCAGAAACGGTACTGAAAGATATCATTTCCCCGAACGATAAGAAGATCATCACACCGGAATATATCATCAACACCGTTGCAGAGCACTATGATATCACACCGGAGGACATCATCGGCACTAAACGAAACAGTAAAGTCGTTTATCCTCGCCAGATTGCCATGTATCTTTGTCGGGAACTTGCCAATATTCCGTTAAAATCCATCGGTCAGTGTATGGGAAACCGTGATCACACTACCATTATGCATGGCTGCGACAAGATCGAACAGGAATTAAAAACTTCACAGACCACACAGAAAGCGATCGAGATTCTGAAGAAAAAACTTCAGCCGGGTAATTAG